The Vigna radiata var. radiata cultivar VC1973A chromosome 6, Vradiata_ver6, whole genome shotgun sequence DNA segment CCCTTCCTTAACGTCCCTCTCCTCCATACACACCCCTGACCCACACACCACCACCTTCTCCACCACTACCGTCTCTCTCTCCATCGCGGCCATGCAGTACGCCACGAATCCGCCGTAGCTCAGCCCCACTACACTCACCCGCCGCACCCCTTGCGCCTCCATCACCCGCATCACACACTCCGCCTGGAACCGCTCGCTCCGCTCGGGCCGGGTCGTGTAGGATTCGCCGAAGAAGACGAGGTCCGGCACGTACACGTTGAAGAGCGGCGCCAGGCGGCGGACGAAGTCCCCCCACTGCCACAGCGCGTTGGCTCCGAGCCCGTGAATGAGGAGGAGGTTGGGCTTGGCCTCGATTGGGGCCTTGGGGGCCCAGCAGTGCATTACGGTTCCGTCTTTTAAGTCTGTTATGGTGGAGCGGAGGCCCGACCCGGTGAATGCTGACCGGTAGCAGCGGTTTCGGGTCTCCGTGAAGCTGAACAAACAGTGAGTCATGATTGAAGAAAAGGAGAATGGAGACAGGCATGAATGGATGGTGGTGACTGTGGTGTCATTAAAGTGTGTGGCTGGTAAAACTACATTTTGCAAATTCGTGTGGCACGTGCGGAAAATGATTGGGGGGAAATAAATTTATGCAGAAAGTAGGTAGGCGGCAACGAGACTCAACGTGCATCACCTATTTTCATCATGTGTAATGTTATATGGTtgaataaaaagttgttaaataattgctgggttttttttttttttttaatatctgcCTATTTATTCACTCTAATAATTGaacaaatatttaagttttcttttcatttactttttattcaatactatattttataatatattggtACAGATTTGTGTTAAAATTCTATTCTCCAAATTATTTTCTGATTGAGGGTAGTCGTGCTGTCGTGGACTTTCTTGCTTTTCATGTTCAAcattcaatataatataatataatataataataatataacagtCTACATGAAGTGTTACTCTTACATTTTCATGTGAGCCGGAGTGATTAATCTTATTATTACTCGTTTTGGATTaatttataagaagaaaaaaatcatgtttattgaatttaaatataagtaaatttattctctaaaaaaatcatttaatatttttctaaaaccaTATCCTTGGATTTAATTCAAGAATTTATTTCCAATAAATATCACTAAGTGTCATTAAAGAATATATTCATGCATTATATTAAACAAActtatatgaaattaattaatttagtatattggatgcttataaaaattatattatgtgaaattaattcacttttaaaaaaatatttaaaatttatatttaatgtttattgttAGTATGAATAATAATGGATTGGATCAAATTCAGATAGTTTATAATATGCTACTCGACCTGTAGTAGAAAATTCGATCGTAATTTCTTATTCTTCGAActcctttaaaaaatattcacaatttttctaaaattcatgaatatctacatatattttaaaaaattatttatagattttgaaaataaaatataaacaaaattacataataaaatataatataaatcaaattaaattttaattttcattaaatttaacctaatgaaatttaaatttgttaggaAACAAGTTGACTTCGTGGGGtaaattggtgttagttcaaaaacaaaatcgtttcgcaatcttggtatgaaaattcaaagctttcgatctttccttgaaatgcaagtaatgaaaaatttcagtgcagcggaaaaacgtagttgactctgctaaacagataaagtcgactgaaataaagagtgcagggaagagaaaatcaaacactagtttttatactggttcagccaataatgcctacatctagtgtccttccaatcttggaagcaaatgcactataatggttgcggtttttacaacaaggaatttataaaagcaccacgcaaaaatataaatctcttctctaacccaaaaccaaatatagttgcacacacaaaacaagaattgcagcaagaatcctctcttctgcaatctgaacccacactaaacaatcctcaacatgtcaccagcactcttcacaggatgccaagcctatcatagcacacttcacaggttgccaagcctaccacagcacgcttcacaggttgccatgCCTaccacagcacacttcacaggttgccaagccttcagtcaaataccacagtcttcacaggatgccaagccttcaagatcaaaccagaaacaccttctttgtgcagatgttgatcaaacaatatgcgcaattgactcctcaatctgaatctctctcaagaaagatcaccaccgtcttcttgaagaattcttggagcttcctaaactgagaattttctctaaaataggacaatgaaaatgttagatcacaaaagtctcaaaaCAAATAGTGttctgttttatttataattttcctgtcattcttagtcgaatagcctactaatccagtcgactgtattaaaacagttataacagacagtcaacataaaggctcctcagtcaaccaaatcaatgctcattcatgacagttgacccagttagtcaatcctaactaacttttgaaaatatagccgttggagcaagtaggcataacaaaattccaaaattaacatcaatacagtcgaatgagtgtttcacactgtcgactgacacatgaaaaatcacattgaaattcttttcaacttaaaatctcatcaagcacgtgctcacaaaatctgtacaaagattttagcttagtcgaatctATCACCAATGTAGTCGACTAAGCCAgtcctttgtcacaacaaatataagttcataaaagtgcttgtgagcttttctacataaatgtgcagaagtaatgaaaaccattttaacacacatttcaatacaagcatgcaTCTTCATCCCCAATCtccactttcatcaaaatcactgcaaaacaatgcaaaacaagcataatatcgctaaaaacagcttttaactctcgactgactcatttattgggttttacttgattctaagctcattctaagtcttaaagggtgtaatttggtctaaaatgacatatgaaaataactgtttttcaactgttatcagtGGTCTAATCTTCAAATACACCCAATCTTCCACTTTTATATCTATCTCCCTCCTTTTCTTATCTGCTTGCTGCTTCATTAATTCTTGGGCCCGATTCAAGTGATACTTTAGCTGTTTGAGGGCTTCATCTCTTGTCATCAAATCTTGTGCCACTGCCTCCACTGGTGTCTCCCCTGGAATGAATCGACTAAATGAAGGAGGGGCTCTCCCATATACAACTTCAAACGGCATGCACCTTGCAGCACCTTGGTAACTCGTGTTATACCAAAACTCGGCCCAAAGAAGCATAGCATACCAACTCTTGGGCTGTTCAGAACAAAAACACCACAAATATCCTTCAACGATGCGGTTAACCACCTCAGTTTGGCCATCCGTCTTTGGATGGTACGCCGTGCTCATTTTGAGTTGTGTTCCCTGCATCTTGAATAATTCCTTCcagaaaatactaaaaaataaggGATCTCTATAACTCACCATAGATACCGGAATCCCATGCAGCCTGATTATCTCTTTGGTGAACACGTCAGCTACGGTTTTAGCATAATATGGGTGTTTTAATGCCATAAAGTGTGTGTACTTACTCAACCTATCCACCACCACCATAATGGCATCATACCCTTGTGACTTAGGTAACCTTACTATGAAATTCAAGCCGATTTCCTCCCATACATCTTGCGGAATGGGTAGGGGTTGCAACAACCCTTGAGGATTTGTTGTCAAGTACTTATGTTGCTGGCATACTGCACAACTCGCTACAAATTCAGTGATCGTCTTCTTCATTCCCACCCAATACAAGGATTGGGCTATCCTCCTATATGTACGGTAAACTCCCGAGTACCCCCTAGTTTTAGTTACATGGAATTCGGCAAGTAACTTTGGTATCCAAATTGAACTGGACGATATCACCATCCGGCCTTTATAATgcaatctttcattttctaaagTGTAGGCTCCATGAGAATTGGAATCCTGTTTCAGATCAGCAGTCACTTTCTGCAATGCCACGTCCTCATTTGCCTCTCGCAGGATATCGTTAAAATCCTGCCAAAATGGCCTGGAAATGAGTTGTATTCCCTTTCTTCCATCTCTCCTTCATCTCTCCTCGAGAGGCCATCAGCAGCCCTATTGGTACTTTGCTTTTTATACACAATCTCAAAGTCATATCCCATTAATTTTTCCAACCAGTTTTGCTGACTTTGAGTAGTAATCCTCTGTTCCATCAAGTATTTCAAACTGCGCTGGTCAGTGTGCATGGTAAATTTCCTCCCCACCAAGTAAGGTCTCTAGTGCTGAACGACCAACACGAGAGGCATTAATTCTTTCTCATAAATTGACTTACTTAGAGAAGCCGCAGATAAAGCCTTGCTGAAAAAGGCAATCGGTCTCTTATTCTGGGTCAACACAGCTCCCACCCCACCTCCAGAGGCATCACACTCGATGTGAAACTCTTGTTTGAAGTTGGGCAAGGCTAACATTGGAGCTGAGGTTATCGCAGCCTTCAATGTATCCATCGTGTGTTTTTCTTGTTCGGACCACTCAAACTTACCCTTCTTGAATAGCTCCGTCAACGGTCTGGCCAACTTCCCATATCCAGCCACGAATCTTCTATAGTAACATGTTAACCCCAAGAAGCCCCTTAATGCTTTCATGTTCCTCGGCTCTCCCCATTCCACCACTGCCTTCGTCTTATC contains these protein-coding regions:
- the LOC106763928 gene encoding uncharacterized protein LOC106763928, which codes for MTHCLFSFTETRNRCYRSAFTGSGLRSTITDLKDGTVMHCWAPKAPIEAKPNLLLIHGLGANALWQWGDFVRRLAPLFNVYVPDLVFFGESYTTRPERSERFQAECVMRVMEAQGVRRVSVVGLSYGGFVAYCMAAMERETVVVEKVVVCGSGVCMEERDVKEGLFPVTDLDEAASILVPQTPNKLKELVGYSFFKPTLFSWLPSCFLHDFIETMCRDYEQEKRELIKALVKDRKLSDIPKISQPTLIIWGEHDQVFPLELGHRLKRHLGDNAELVVIKKAGHAFCAEKANEFFSIFKSYLLDFQVPAEVSPSNVSNNNNPII